The genome window CGGCTCGCTCTCCTGGCGCAGACGGATGCACTTGGCATAGCAGCCGCCCTCAAAGTTAAAAATGCCATGCTCGCTCCAACCGTGCTCGTCGTCCCCGATCAAACGGCGAGCAGGATCGGCAGAAAGCGACGTCTTGCCCGTGCCGCTCAACCCAAAAAAGAGCGCCGTATCCCCATTCTCTCCAATATTGGCCGAACAGTGCATCGGAGCCAGACCCTTCTGAGGCAACAGATAGTTCATGATCGTAAAAACCGACTTCTTCATCTCGCCCGCATATTGCGTGCCGCCGATCAGTACGATCCGACGCTCAAAGTTCACCAGCACAAACGTCTCGGTGCGCGTGCCGTCCCGCTCTGGATCCGCCTTAAAATCGGGCGCCGAAAGCACCAGAAAATCCGGCTTGTGCCGCGCCAGCCGATCCCCGTCCAATCGCAGAAACAACTGACGGGCGAACAGATTGTGCCAGGCGTATTGATTGACCACGCGAACGGGCAACTGATGATCCAAATCGGCCCCCGCCGCACAATCCTGCACATAAAGCGGCTTATCCGACAGAAACTCGCAGACCCGGTCGTACAATCGATCAAACTTGTCAGGCTCAATCGCCTGATTGACCGCGCCCCACCAAATCTGATCTTCCGATTCGGGCGACCGAACCACAAACTTATCCTTGGGAGACCGACCCGTATGCCGCCCGGTGCGAACAACCAGCGCCCCGTTGTCGGCCAAGAAACCCTCGTTGCGCTGAAGGGCGTGTTCCGTAAGGACGGGGGCTGTCAGATTCCAATAGACTGTGGCCGAGGTTCTTATTCCGTGGGTATCGAGACCGTGTTGACTGATATGATTGCCGACTTGGCTCATAGGGGCTCCTCCGTGGGCGATTGGCGCTGGGCATGCTCGCGTCCTGCGCCTGCTAAGAAGCCTTGACCATCGAAGGAGCGAGCCACGGGGCGCCTTTGCCGCCGCG of Armatimonadota bacterium contains these proteins:
- the pckA gene encoding phosphoenolpyruvate carboxykinase (ATP) yields the protein MSQVGNHISQHGLDTHGIRTSATVYWNLTAPVLTEHALQRNEGFLADNGALVVRTGRHTGRSPKDKFVVRSPESEDQIWWGAVNQAIEPDKFDRLYDRVCEFLSDKPLYVQDCAAGADLDHQLPVRVVNQYAWHNLFARQLFLRLDGDRLARHKPDFLVLSAPDFKADPERDGTRTETFVLVNFERRIVLIGGTQYAGEMKKSVFTIMNYLLPQKGLAPMHCSANIGENGDTALFFGLSGTGKTSLSADPARRLIGDDEHGWSEHGIFNFEGGCYAKCIRLRQESEPDIYGAIRFGTVLENVVADADTRALDFDDQSITENTRAAYPLHFVNGAVEPSIGGHPKNVFFLTCDAFGALPPISRLTTEQAMTQFLLGYTAKVAGTETGVTEPTATFSSCFGAPFLPLPPKRYAQLLGEKLDTHRSQVWLINTGWQGGPYGIGKRINIAYTRAMITAVLEGKLSEVEYRTDPVFGLHCPAHCPGVPDEALDPRSTWADKAAYDAQAAKLAAMWNDEIAKL